A genome region from Sander vitreus isolate 19-12246 chromosome 21, sanVit1, whole genome shotgun sequence includes the following:
- the LOC144535928 gene encoding vinculin, whose product MPVFHTKTIESILEPVAQQISHLVIMHEEGEVDGKAIPDLTAPVAAVQAAVSNLVRVGKETVQTTEDQIMKRDMSPAFIKVENACTKLVQAASMLKADPYSVPARDYLIDGSRGILSGTSDLLLTFDEAEVRKIIRVCKGILEYLTVAEVVESMEDLITYTKNLGPGMTKMAKMIDERQQELTHQEHRVMLVNSMNTVKELLPILISGIKIFVTTKTSGSQGVEEALKNRNFTFEKMSAEINEIIRVLQLTSWDEDAWANKDTEAIRRALGLIDSKMGQAKNWLRDPNAQPGDAGEQAIRQILDEAGKVGELCAGKERRDILGTAKTLGQMTDQVSEIRARGQGASPAAMQKAQQVSQGLDVLTGKVENAARKLEAMTNSKQVIAKRIDAAQNWLADPNGGPEGEENIRALLTEAKKIADMCEDPKERDDILRSIGEIAAMTAKLSDLRRQGKGDTPEARALAKQIATALQNLQSKTNKAVANSRPAKAAVHLEGKIEQAQRWIDNPTMDDSGVGQAAIRGLVAEGHRLANALPGPYRQELLGKCEQVEQLMAQLADLASRGEGDSPQARAVAQQLQEALKDLKGKMQEAMTQEVSDIFSDTTTPIKLLAVAATAPLDAPNRDEVFDERAANFENHANKLGTTAEKAAAVGTANKSTVEGIQAAVKSTRDLTPQVVSAARILLRNPGNQAAYEHFETMKNQWIDNVEKMTGLVDEAIDTKSLLDASEDAIKKDLEKCRSAMANHQPQMLVAGATSIARRANRILLVAKREVENSEDPKFREMVKAASDELSQTISPMVMNAKAVAGKIQDPSLQKGFLDSGYNILGAVAKVREAFQPQEPDFPPPPPELDQLSLNDDAAPPKPPLPEGEVPPPRPPPPEEKDEEFPEQTGDMVNEPMMVAARQLHDEARKWSSKGNDIIGAAKRMALLMAEMSRLVRGGSGNKRALIQCAKDIAKASDEVTRLAKEVAKQCTDKRIRTNLLQVCERIPTISTQLKILSTVKATMLGRTNISEEESEQATEMLVHNAQNLMQSVKETVREAEAASIKIRTDAGFTLHWVRKTPWYQ is encoded by the exons gtggggAAGGAGACTGTACAAACCACAGAGGACCAGATCATGAAAAGGGACATGTCACCAGCTTTTATCAA AGTGGAGAATGCATGCACTAAACTGGTGCAGGCTGCCTCCATGTTGAAAGCCGATCCATACTCCGTTCCTGCTCGGGATTACCTCATCGATGGCTCCCGGGGCATCCTCTCTGGGACCTCTGACCTGCTCCTGACCTTTGACGAGGCCGAG GTCCGCAAAATAATCCGTGTGTGCAAAGGCATCCTGGAGTACCTGACTGTGGCAGAGGTGGTGGAGTCTATGGAGGACTTGATCACGTACACAAAGAACCTGGGACCAG GAATGACAAAGATGGCAAAGATGATAGATGAGCGACAGCAGGAGCTGACACACCAGGAGCACCGTGTGATGTTGGTCAactccatgaacacagtcaaagAACTGCTGCCCATCCTCATCTCAG GTATCAAAATCTTTGTGACAACCAAGACATCTGGTAGCCAGGGTGTAGAGGAGGCCTTGAAGAACCGTAACTTCACTTTTGAGAAGATGAGCGCCGAGATAAATGAGATCATCAGAGTGCTGCAGCTTACGTCATGGGACGAGGATGCCTGGGCCAACAAG GACACAGAGGCCATAAGAAGGGCTCTGGGGCTTATCGACTCAAAGATGGGTCAGGCTAAGAACTGGCTGAGGGATCCAAACGCTCAACCAG GGGACGCAGGCGAGCAGGCCATCCGCCAGATCCTTGATGAAGCCGGGAAAGTTGGTGAACTGTGTGCTGGGAAGGAGCGCAGAGATATCCTGGGCACAGCCAAAACCCTGGGCCAGATGACTGACCAGGTGTCTGAGATAAGGGCCAG AGGTCAGGGGGCATCCCCAGCCGCCATGCAGAAGGCACAGCAGGTTTCCCAGGGGCTCGACGTGCTAACTGGCAAGGTGGAAAATGCTGCTCGCAAGCTAGAGGCCATGACTAACTCCAAGCAGGTCATCGCCAAAAGGATTGATGCTGCACAG AACTGGTTGGCAGACCCTAACGGCGGGCCAGAGGGAGAAGAGAACATCAGGGCCCTGCTCACTGAGGCCAAAAAGATAGCCGACATGTGTGAGGACCCCAAAGAAAGAGATGACATCTTACGCTCTATTGGAGAGATCGCTGCCATGACTGCCAAACTGTCTGATCTCAGAAGACA GGGTAAAGGTGACACTCCTGAGGCCAGAGCTTTGGCTAAACAGATTGCAACAGCTCTGCAAAACTTGCAGTCCAAGACCAACAAAGCTGTGGCTAACAGCAGGCCTGCAAAGGCAGCTGTTCACTTGGAAGGAAAGATTGAGCAGGCACAGCGCTGGATTGACAATCCCACCATGGATGACAGCGGTGTGG GTCAGGCAGCCATCCGCGGGCTGGTGGCAGAGGGCCACAGGCTGGCCAACGCTCTGCCAGGCCCGTACAGACAGGAGTTGCTGGGTAAGTGTGAGCAGGTGGAGCAGCTCATGGCCCAGCTGGCCGACCTGGCTTCCCGCGGTGAAGGAGACTCCCCTCAGGCACGTGCTGTTGCTCAGCAGCTCCAGGAGGCTTTGAAA GACCTGAAAGGGAAGATGCAAGAGGCGATGACTCAGGAGGTGTCAGACATCTTCAGTGACACCACCACCCCCATCAAGTTACTGGCAGTGGCTGCCACTGCCCCGCTGGACGCCCCCAACAGAGATGAG GTCTTTGACGAAAGGGCTGCCAACTTTGAGAACCACGCCAATAAGCTTGGCACCACAGCAGAGAAGGCTGCGGCTGTCGGTACTGCCAACAAGAGCACAGTGGAGGGAATCCAGGCTGCTGTCAAGTCAACAAGAGATTTAACACCACAA GTGGTATCTGCTGCTCGTATTTTGCTGAGAAACCCTGGCAACCAAGCTGCGTATGAACATTTTGAAACCATGAAGAATCAGTGGATTGACAACGTGGAGAAAATGACAG GTTTGGTGGACGAGGCCATCGATACCAAATCCTTGCTAGATGCTTCAGAGGATGCAATCAAGAAGGACTTGGAAAAGTGCCGTTCGGCCATGGCCAACCACCAGCCTCAAATGCTGGTTGCTGGCGCCACCAGCATCGCCCGCAGAGCCAACCGTATCCTTCTGGTGGCGAAGCGAGAGGTGGAGAACTCTGAGGATCCTAAATTCAGGGAGATGGTGAAGGCTGCGTCTGATGAACTGAGCCAGACAATTTCTCCTATGGTGATGAATGCTAAGGCTGTGGCTGGGAAGATCCAGGATCCAA GTCTTCAGAAAGGCTTTCTGGACTCAGGTTATAATATTCTTGGTGCTGTGGCAAAGGTCAGGGAGGCATTTCAGCCCCAAGAGCCAGACTTCCCACCACCTCCGCCTGAACTGGATCAGCTTAGT CTTAACGATGACGCAGCACCACCCAAACCTCCTCTTCCTGAGGGCGAGGTTCCTCCCCCCAGGCCTCCTCCCCCAGAGGAGAAAGATGAGGAGTTCCCCGAGCAGACTGGCGATATGGTTAATGAGCCAATGATGGTGGCTGCCAGGCAGCTCCACGATGAAGCCCGCAAATGGTCCAGCAAA GGAAATGACATCATTGGTGCCGCCAAACGAATGGCCTTGCTCATGGCTGAGATGTCACGTCTGGTGCGTGGAGGCAGTGGAAACAAACGCGCCCTCATTCAGTGCGCCAAGGACATCGCTAAGGCTTCTGACGAAGTCACACGGCTGGCCAAGGAGGTGGCCAAGCAGTGTACCGACAAGCGTATCCGGACCAACCTTCTCCAG GTGTGCGAGCGCATTCCCACCATCAGCACTCAGCTCAAAATCCTGTCCACAGTCAAGGCCACCATGTTGGGTCGTACCAACATCAGTGAAGAGGAGTCAGAGCAG GCTACTGAGATGTTGGTCCACAATGCACAGAACCTGATGCAGTCTGTGAAGGAGACAGTCAGGGAGGCCGAGGCAGCTTCCATTAAGATCCGGACAGATGCAGGTTTTACCCTCCACTGGGTCAGAAAGACCCCCTGGTACCAGTAA